In one window of Thalassotalea agarivorans DNA:
- the rpsB gene encoding 30S ribosomal protein S2, with protein MPNVSMRDMLKAGVHFGHKTRYWNPKMKSYIFGARDKVHIINLEKTVPLFNEALAFLSGVSANKGKILFVGTKRAASEAVREAAAKCDQFYVDHRWLGGMLTNWKTVRQSIKRLKDLETQSTDGTFDALTKKEALMRTREMEKLEKSLGGIKNMGGLPDAIFVIDADHEHIAIKEANNLGIPVVAVVDTNSNPDGVDYVIPGNDDAIRAVSLYLDSAANAVVEGRASDVKVQAEEKDGFVEAE; from the coding sequence ATGCCAAACGTATCTATGCGCGATATGCTTAAGGCCGGTGTACACTTCGGTCACAAAACTCGTTACTGGAACCCAAAAATGAAATCTTACATTTTTGGTGCTCGTGACAAAGTTCATATCATCAACCTTGAAAAAACTGTTCCTTTATTCAACGAAGCTTTAGCTTTCTTATCTGGCGTTTCTGCTAACAAAGGTAAAATCCTTTTTGTTGGTACTAAGCGTGCAGCATCAGAAGCAGTTCGTGAAGCAGCAGCTAAGTGTGACCAATTCTACGTTGATCACCGTTGGTTAGGTGGTATGTTGACTAACTGGAAAACAGTTCGTCAATCTATCAAGCGCTTAAAAGACTTAGAAACGCAAAGCACTGATGGTACTTTTGACGCTCTTACTAAGAAAGAAGCGTTAATGCGTACTCGTGAAATGGAAAAGCTTGAAAAGAGCTTAGGTGGTATCAAGAACATGGGTGGTCTTCCAGACGCAATCTTTGTTATCGATGCTGATCACGAGCACATTGCTATCAAAGAAGCTAACAACTTAGGTATTCCAGTTGTTGCTGTTGTTGATACTAACTCAAACCCAGATGGTGTTGATTACGTTATCCCTGGTAACGACGACGCAATCCGTGCGGTTTCATTGTACTTAGACTCAGCAGCTAACGCTGTTGTTGAAGGTCGTGCTTCAGACGTTAAAGTACAAGCAGAAGAGAAAGACGGTTTCGTAGAAGCTGAATAA
- a CDS encoding 1-acyl-sn-glycerol-3-phosphate acyltransferase produces the protein MNKVPENIPRRRGKWMASFASKMLNLTGWSVTGDFPQHRKFIIAVGPHTSNWDFLVGCAVMLKFRVKIKILAKDGLFFWPMSSLMHYLGAIPVARGQKSGLVEQIVERFNQEEQMILGLAPEGTRTSGKALKTGFLHIAHQANIPVMPVNLNFKLKQVELLPAVSISSDIDRELEQFIQYFDYQCAKNPQINSTG, from the coding sequence ATGAATAAAGTCCCAGAAAACATTCCGCGCAGGCGGGGCAAATGGATGGCGTCGTTTGCCTCTAAAATGCTCAATCTTACGGGCTGGAGCGTAACAGGTGACTTTCCTCAGCACAGAAAATTTATCATCGCCGTAGGCCCGCACACCTCTAATTGGGATTTTCTCGTAGGATGCGCTGTGATGCTAAAGTTTCGTGTCAAAATTAAGATTTTAGCTAAAGACGGACTCTTCTTTTGGCCAATGTCCTCGTTAATGCATTACTTAGGAGCCATTCCTGTAGCACGAGGTCAAAAATCAGGGTTGGTAGAGCAAATAGTTGAGCGTTTTAATCAGGAAGAGCAAATGATTTTAGGGCTTGCACCTGAAGGCACTAGGACCTCAGGTAAAGCGCTTAAAACCGGTTTTTTGCATATTGCTCACCAAGCCAATATTCCTGTCATGCCGGTTAATTTGAACTTTAAGCTAAAGCAAGTAGAGCTATTACCTGCCGTAAGTATTTCATCTGATATTGATCGAGAGCTCGAGCAATTTATTCAGTATTTCGATTACCAGTGTGCAAAAAATCCGCAAATAAACAGCACAGGGTGA
- a CDS encoding sulfite exporter TauE/SafE family protein — MEPIIDGQLWLVLLAVSFIAGYIDAVAGGGGMLTVPALLTSGLPPHIALGTNKLAASFGSFTASVTFYRQRLFDPIFWRHAIVFTAIGACIGTLVIDSLDTAILDKIIPVVISISAIYMLFSKTAIDSEHGLPTNDRKNKIKQAVQGFTLGAYDGFAGPGTGAFWTATSTAIYRMNLLLSAGLARSTNFISNFVSLLTFIYLGHVNFLLGLAMGLFIMMGSWLGARSAIKYGGKFIRPVFIIIALGMSINLAIQAW, encoded by the coding sequence ATGGAACCAATAATCGATGGCCAGCTGTGGTTAGTTTTACTCGCTGTAAGCTTTATCGCAGGCTATATAGATGCCGTTGCTGGAGGCGGAGGCATGTTAACCGTACCCGCGCTACTTACCTCAGGTTTACCGCCACATATCGCCCTTGGTACAAATAAATTAGCCGCTTCATTTGGCTCATTCACTGCATCTGTCACCTTCTACAGACAGCGACTTTTCGATCCTATCTTTTGGCGACATGCCATAGTGTTTACCGCAATCGGTGCGTGTATAGGCACATTAGTTATCGACAGCCTAGATACTGCAATTTTAGATAAGATCATCCCTGTTGTTATTTCCATCTCGGCAATATACATGCTGTTTTCTAAAACGGCGATTGATAGCGAACACGGCCTACCTACTAACGACCGTAAAAATAAAATAAAGCAAGCGGTTCAGGGCTTCACTTTAGGTGCTTATGATGGCTTTGCTGGCCCTGGCACAGGCGCGTTTTGGACCGCAACGTCAACTGCCATTTATCGTATGAACCTATTGTTGAGTGCTGGACTAGCGCGATCAACAAACTTCATCAGTAATTTTGTTAGCTTGTTGACTTTTATTTATCTCGGGCACGTTAACTTTCTTTTAGGGTTAGCTATGGGTCTCTTTATCATGATGGGTTCATGGCTTGGTGCTCGTTCGGCGATAAAATATGGTGGTAAATTTATTCGTCCTGTATTTATAATAATTGCCTTAGGTATGTCGATTAATTTGGCGATTCAAGCTTGGTAA
- a CDS encoding YcjX family GTP-binding protein — MAIISKTKLKKLKHSASDLLQKSLDQHVTLAVTGLSRSGKTAFITSLVNQLLNEGNGSELSFFNPVHQGRYIAAKRVNQKHFHIPRFDYETAMQAFTQDPVQWPQPTKGISELRLAIKYRPASGLLKYTSDTATLTLDITDYPGEWLLDLPMLKLTYEEWSERMLELMKSEPRAEVSQAFIDEIKEIDPLAPCSEEVLAQLAEKYTALLHQYRDELGLSIIQPGRFILPGELENAPILQFFPYTSMDELDYDSYIEASGDSFIGMLRARYLEYRERVVKKFYKEHFVHFDRQIILADCLTPLNQGEAAFHELSQAISLIMESFDYGKSGFLRRLFSPKIDRLLFAATKADHVTVDQHGALVSLLNQLVHSSKHELDFEQIQMKTLALSSVKTTKNGKSMHQGKTVPVIQGHRLDDGQLITVFPGSVPSKLPEQQYWQNKAFNFISFAPIKSPSAHTPLPHMRLDQALQFLLGDKLA, encoded by the coding sequence ATGGCGATTATTAGTAAAACGAAGCTTAAAAAATTGAAACACTCTGCCAGTGATTTATTGCAAAAATCACTTGATCAGCATGTTACTTTAGCGGTGACAGGACTTAGTCGCAGCGGCAAGACCGCCTTTATAACCTCGTTGGTAAATCAATTGCTCAATGAAGGCAATGGCAGTGAACTAAGCTTTTTCAATCCTGTGCATCAAGGCCGATACATCGCGGCAAAACGTGTCAATCAAAAACACTTTCATATTCCGCGCTTCGACTACGAAACGGCAATGCAAGCCTTTACGCAAGATCCAGTGCAGTGGCCACAGCCAACAAAGGGCATTAGTGAATTACGTTTAGCGATAAAATATAGGCCAGCCAGCGGCCTCTTAAAGTATACCAGCGACACAGCTACGTTGACGTTAGACATTACTGATTACCCCGGTGAATGGTTACTTGATTTGCCGATGTTAAAATTGACCTATGAAGAATGGTCAGAGCGCATGCTTGAGCTAATGAAATCTGAACCTCGCGCCGAGGTAAGCCAAGCATTTATCGATGAAATCAAAGAAATCGATCCTCTTGCGCCTTGCAGTGAAGAGGTGTTAGCGCAGCTTGCTGAAAAGTATACTGCACTGCTGCATCAGTATCGTGATGAACTTGGCTTATCCATTATTCAGCCAGGTCGATTTATTTTGCCTGGTGAATTAGAGAACGCGCCTATTTTACAGTTTTTCCCTTACACCTCGATGGATGAACTCGATTACGATAGTTACATTGAAGCGAGTGGAGATAGCTTTATTGGCATGCTTAGAGCGCGCTATCTAGAGTATCGCGAGCGCGTCGTTAAAAAGTTTTATAAAGAACATTTTGTCCATTTCGATCGCCAAATTATTCTTGCAGACTGCCTGACGCCCCTTAATCAAGGTGAAGCGGCATTTCATGAGTTATCTCAAGCAATTAGTTTAATTATGGAAAGCTTTGATTATGGAAAATCAGGTTTTTTACGTCGTTTGTTTTCGCCGAAAATAGATCGTTTATTGTTCGCAGCAACGAAAGCGGACCATGTCACTGTTGATCAACATGGTGCCTTGGTTTCCTTACTTAATCAGTTAGTACATAGCAGTAAACATGAGCTTGATTTTGAACAAATACAAATGAAAACCTTGGCGTTATCTTCGGTTAAAACAACTAAGAATGGCAAAAGTATGCACCAAGGAAAAACTGTACCGGTGATTCAAGGGCATCGTTTAGACGATGGCCAGCTAATTACCGTTTTCCCGGGCAGTGTGCCTAGCAAGCTACCGGAGCAACAATACTGGCAAAACAAAGCATTTAATTTTATTAGCTTTGCCCCGATAAAATCGCCATCGGCTCATACACCATTACCTCATATGCGTCTTGATCAGGCGTTACAGTTTTTGCTGGGAGACAAACTCGCATGA
- the pspB gene encoding envelope stress response membrane protein PspB: MMHIIMVPIIIFLLIVAPIWLILHYKSQRQISQGLSEEEYMQMSELSELADRMADRIKTLEAILDEEAPQWRKGV, from the coding sequence ATGATGCACATAATAATGGTGCCAATTATCATTTTCTTGTTAATAGTTGCACCAATTTGGTTGATTCTACATTACAAAAGCCAACGCCAAATTAGCCAAGGCTTAAGTGAAGAAGAATATATGCAGATGTCTGAGCTTTCAGAACTTGCAGATAGAATGGCTGATAGAATTAAAACACTAGAAGCTATCCTAGATGAAGAAGCACCACAATGGAGAAAAGGTGTATGA
- a CDS encoding primosomal replication protein, with translation MVNTLHKTTINKLESIVDELRTQAKDVDNSEQFAPTTRYSKQTSLFAQTLFHQNGTKYSPFVEEVAANIKQIKLLLSKRQDTIAYSLLERIEHQVSALISAFNALGSMKKSEQIAKQASRAKQAKYKSAATQIMASSHQLHQQLAEYHDFERRLLAMISEREASRLAGNAAISKKAEQEILALHQRLGRCRQAIAKTERQIEMSETKTSPRRGAR, from the coding sequence TTGGTAAATACACTGCACAAAACAACTATAAACAAACTCGAAAGCATCGTTGACGAGCTACGCACCCAAGCAAAGGATGTTGACAACAGCGAACAGTTTGCGCCAACCACACGCTACAGCAAACAAACCAGTTTGTTTGCTCAAACACTCTTTCATCAAAACGGCACAAAATATAGCCCTTTTGTCGAAGAGGTTGCAGCTAATATTAAGCAAATCAAATTACTTTTAAGTAAACGACAAGATACCATTGCATATAGTTTGCTAGAGCGTATTGAACATCAAGTTTCGGCCTTAATCAGCGCATTTAATGCGTTGGGCAGTATGAAAAAAAGTGAACAAATTGCGAAACAGGCCAGCCGCGCCAAGCAAGCTAAGTACAAATCAGCTGCAACACAAATCATGGCAAGTAGCCACCAACTGCATCAGCAACTCGCTGAGTATCACGACTTTGAACGCCGTTTATTGGCAATGATTAGCGAGCGTGAAGCTAGTAGATTGGCAGGTAATGCCGCTATTTCCAAAAAAGCAGAGCAAGAGATATTGGCATTACATCAACGTTTGGGACGCTGCAGACAAGCGATTGCTAAAACCGAACGGCAGATAGAAATGTCGGAAACAAAGACCTCGCCCCGAAGAGGTGCTCGGTAG
- the pspC gene encoding envelope stress response membrane protein PspC: MTQKRKELYRDKENGKIAGVCAGIADYFGWETWLIRILVVSCVLFGMGFLIIMYIAAWFILDKKPVQHTRFVKSNVKVQTSAQDIEDPVVEEHIRVKARIWQSGEPPRQAFHDIKRKFSHLEGKLQAMETYVTSPEFTVSREINRL, from the coding sequence ATGACACAGAAGCGTAAAGAACTATACAGAGACAAGGAAAACGGCAAAATCGCTGGCGTCTGCGCCGGTATAGCCGACTACTTTGGCTGGGAAACTTGGTTGATCCGTATCTTAGTTGTGTCATGTGTACTCTTTGGTATGGGCTTTCTGATCATTATGTATATTGCCGCTTGGTTTATTCTTGATAAAAAACCGGTGCAACATACCCGCTTTGTAAAAAGCAATGTAAAGGTTCAAACCTCAGCTCAGGATATAGAAGACCCAGTGGTAGAAGAGCATATTCGCGTAAAAGCGAGAATTTGGCAGTCAGGTGAACCACCGCGTCAGGCGTTTCATGACATCAAGCGTAAATTTTCGCATTTAGAAGGAAAGCTACAGGCAATGGAAACATATGTAACGTCACCAGAGTTTACTGTCTCACGAGAAATAAACAGGTTGTAG
- the tyrR gene encoding transcriptional regulator TyrR, which produces MRLEIACQDRVGIAQKVLAVFVEHNINVRGIEFEQASRIFISFHDVDFTELQNIMPKLRLIDGVEDVKTANFMPFERERNELETLIKTFPDLFISIDGRGNIHAVNKIAASVIGQDTHELAGESVAQWIKGFSLTKWLEQDEVLAQTTRLKFLEDDYVADMLPIYVEGDGNKTLAGAVLMLKSEARLGQQMTVFKQTKENSFASVHASSGVMRKVIREAKRMSSLDNSILIQGETGTGKELLARACHGASTRGDHPFIVLNCAAFPDESAESELFGIGDEKDNDAKRGIFESADGGTIFLDEVGEMSATLQNKLLRVIEDGSFRRVNNETEIKVNVRFIAATNKDLVKLVEEGQFREELYYRLNVLGLTIPSLRERRSDIIPLAEWFIAKFAQGQGKYSVSLSDDCRDFIEHYPWPGNVRQLENVLLRAVSIVEGSSIEIEHLQLPSFTREHGYLEQEFTGTLEEAVKGFEAELLRKLYPAYPSTRQLAKKLSLSHTAIANKLREYNINKKTVKI; this is translated from the coding sequence ATGCGTTTAGAAATCGCTTGTCAGGACCGTGTGGGCATCGCTCAGAAGGTTTTGGCTGTCTTTGTTGAGCATAACATCAATGTGCGTGGCATCGAATTTGAACAAGCTAGCAGAATATTTATCAGCTTTCATGATGTAGACTTTACTGAACTGCAAAACATTATGCCTAAGCTACGCCTTATTGACGGTGTAGAGGATGTAAAAACGGCTAACTTCATGCCGTTTGAAAGAGAGCGTAATGAATTAGAAACCTTAATCAAAACCTTTCCTGATCTGTTCATCTCTATTGATGGCAGAGGTAATATTCATGCCGTGAACAAAATTGCGGCGAGTGTTATCGGTCAAGACACACATGAACTAGCTGGCGAAAGCGTAGCGCAGTGGATTAAAGGTTTTTCTTTAACCAAATGGTTGGAACAAGATGAGGTGCTTGCGCAAACAACGCGTTTGAAATTCTTGGAAGACGATTATGTCGCTGATATGTTACCTATTTATGTAGAAGGCGATGGTAATAAAACACTAGCGGGCGCTGTGCTAATGCTTAAATCGGAAGCGCGCCTTGGTCAACAAATGACGGTGTTTAAACAAACCAAAGAAAACTCATTTGCAAGTGTCCATGCTTCGTCAGGTGTGATGCGCAAAGTCATCCGCGAAGCAAAACGCATGTCTAGTTTAGACAACTCTATACTGATTCAGGGAGAAACCGGTACCGGTAAAGAGTTGTTAGCACGTGCTTGTCATGGCGCGTCTACGCGTGGTGATCACCCGTTTATAGTGCTTAATTGCGCCGCGTTTCCTGATGAGTCTGCCGAATCAGAATTGTTTGGTATTGGTGACGAAAAAGATAATGATGCTAAACGCGGTATATTTGAATCTGCAGACGGTGGCACCATATTTTTGGATGAAGTCGGCGAAATGTCTGCAACCTTGCAAAACAAATTATTGCGCGTAATTGAAGATGGTAGCTTTAGACGAGTAAACAACGAAACCGAAATTAAGGTAAACGTCAGGTTTATTGCTGCAACCAATAAAGACTTAGTAAAGCTTGTTGAAGAAGGGCAATTTAGAGAAGAGCTTTATTATCGATTAAACGTGCTAGGCCTAACGATTCCTTCATTAAGAGAAAGACGCAGTGATATCATTCCACTGGCAGAATGGTTTATCGCTAAATTTGCGCAAGGGCAGGGCAAATACAGTGTGAGTTTATCGGACGATTGTCGCGACTTTATCGAGCATTATCCGTGGCCAGGTAACGTTAGGCAATTAGAAAATGTGTTGCTTAGAGCCGTTAGTATTGTTGAAGGTAGCTCTATTGAAATAGAACATTTGCAGTTGCCATCATTTACCCGTGAACATGGTTATTTGGAACAAGAATTTACTGGTACATTAGAAGAAGCAGTAAAAGGGTTTGAAGCCGAGTTACTGAGAAAGCTTTATCCTGCTTACCCTAGCACTAGACAATTAGCGAAAAAGCTTAGTTTGAGTCATACCGCAATTGCCAATAAATTGCGTGAATACAACATCAATAAGAAGACGGTAAAGATTTAG
- the phhA gene encoding phenylalanine 4-monooxygenase has protein sequence MGKATKYISKVPNDNGVIDWTDEENTIWHELITRQLDCIKGKACDEYWLGLDKLDLPRDRVPQLDEVSAVLTKETGWQCYPVPALIGFEEFFRLLSERKFPVATFIRSREEFDYLQEPDIFHEIFGHCPLLTNKSFADFTQAYGQMGLNASKEQRVFLARLYWFTVEFGLLKTDQGYKIYGGGILSSPAETEYAINGIEAQRDAFDMLTVLRTPYRIDIMQPVYYCLSELTDLDKMREYSVEDVMDFIKQAQTMGLLEAKFQQKAS, from the coding sequence ATGGGGAAAGCAACAAAATACATTTCAAAAGTACCAAATGATAACGGTGTTATTGATTGGACTGATGAAGAAAACACGATATGGCATGAGCTCATTACGCGTCAATTAGACTGTATAAAAGGTAAAGCGTGTGACGAGTATTGGTTAGGGTTAGATAAACTTGATTTGCCAAGAGATCGCGTACCACAACTTGACGAAGTCTCTGCTGTATTAACGAAAGAGACAGGGTGGCAATGCTACCCTGTGCCGGCATTAATTGGATTTGAAGAGTTTTTCAGGTTGCTGTCAGAACGTAAGTTTCCAGTAGCTACATTTATCCGCTCTCGTGAAGAATTCGATTACTTGCAAGAGCCAGATATTTTTCATGAAATCTTTGGCCATTGTCCATTACTTACCAACAAATCATTTGCCGATTTTACACAGGCCTATGGTCAAATGGGATTAAACGCTTCGAAAGAGCAGCGTGTGTTTTTAGCACGACTATACTGGTTTACGGTTGAGTTCGGGCTGTTAAAAACAGATCAAGGGTACAAAATTTATGGTGGCGGTATTTTATCGTCTCCAGCGGAAACTGAATATGCGATCAATGGCATCGAAGCGCAGCGTGATGCCTTCGATATGCTAACAGTACTTCGTACGCCATATCGTATAGATATTATGCAACCTGTGTACTATTGTTTGTCTGAGTTAACTGATTTAGACAAAATGCGTGAATACAGCGTTGAAGATGTTATGGACTTTATCAAGCAAGCTCAAACGATGGGCTTATTAGAAGCAAAATTTCAACAAAAAGCGAGTTAA
- a CDS encoding PilZ domain-containing protein, which translates to MSTQALAKKTNIFELLPGKLIDIQVNQNDADRLKLPLVGYAFGRYIILKYPVGTRAKDFAEALMPGNSLFVRYILDDGSRECFSFVSQVKDIIECPEKCIIIDYPTRINNRQLRRHQRTQTHLPAIMRFVDPKSGMSVSQANGIIVDISPEGCGFTFKHSGDVTKLNETEVQLCVQSPIEGDIEIPAMVCNVRQTNGKVSIGIKFFGDGKQVERLLVHLFIELL; encoded by the coding sequence ATGTCCACCCAAGCATTAGCAAAAAAAACAAATATCTTCGAACTATTACCAGGCAAATTAATTGATATTCAGGTCAATCAAAACGATGCTGATCGATTAAAACTACCTCTGGTGGGATATGCTTTTGGTCGCTACATCATATTGAAGTATCCTGTCGGTACACGTGCAAAAGATTTTGCCGAAGCATTGATGCCAGGAAACTCACTGTTTGTACGATACATATTAGATGATGGCTCACGCGAATGTTTCTCGTTTGTCTCGCAAGTCAAAGATATTATTGAATGCCCTGAAAAATGCATCATTATTGATTATCCAACGCGCATCAATAACAGACAATTGCGTCGTCATCAACGCACGCAAACTCATCTTCCTGCTATCATGCGCTTTGTTGACCCGAAATCCGGAATGAGTGTATCGCAAGCCAACGGTATTATTGTCGATATCTCTCCTGAAGGGTGTGGTTTCACCTTTAAGCACAGTGGCGACGTCACTAAACTCAACGAAACGGAAGTCCAACTTTGTGTGCAAAGTCCTATCGAAGGTGATATCGAAATACCGGCAATGGTTTGCAACGTAAGACAAACTAACGGTAAAGTCAGTATCGGTATTAAGTTCTTTGGCGATGGTAAGCAAGTAGAGCGCTTGTTAGTGCACTTGTTTATTGAGCTACTTTAG
- a CDS encoding 4a-hydroxytetrahydrobiopterin dehydratase gives MTTEQLTKQHCEACQAGAPQVSDEELPTLLAQIPDWAAPVRDGVMMLEREFKFKNYKLAWAFANKVSTLAEEEFHHPAILLEWGKVTVTWWTHAIRGVHKNDFICAAKTDALLDAE, from the coding sequence ATGACAACAGAACAATTAACCAAGCAGCATTGCGAAGCGTGTCAAGCTGGAGCACCTCAGGTATCAGATGAAGAGTTGCCGACATTGTTGGCGCAAATCCCTGATTGGGCTGCACCTGTGCGTGACGGTGTAATGATGTTAGAAAGAGAGTTTAAATTTAAAAACTACAAGCTTGCTTGGGCGTTTGCTAACAAAGTATCAACGCTAGCAGAAGAAGAATTTCATCATCCGGCTATTCTGTTAGAGTGGGGCAAGGTGACAGTGACTTGGTGGACGCATGCGATTCGTGGCGTACACAAGAATGACTTTATTTGTGCAGCTAAAACGGATGCCCTGCTAGACGCAGAATAA
- a CDS encoding DUF3014 domain-containing protein, which produces MASSSENTPSLAVFVIAIVAVLSVIGFIWYQSEQVPEQTVEPIEQPVLAEPEPQAEIVTEVEEVIVEEDVVVVEEEVEQPIAEPLPQLEESDARFNSDIEQVTWKTELLTLMLKDDVIRRLVVFTDNFNRGELAYAHAPFVRPTEPFSVDAQTIDSGEVKLNWDQTSQLRFVPYIELLRASNPEKLVALYRYYEPLFDQAYQELGYPDEPFLPVLLEAMDKVLDHQVEPASPELIQPSVMYKYADPEIESLDDAEKLMLRIGKENLLILKGVILDVQQHLAVE; this is translated from the coding sequence ATGGCCTCTTCTTCTGAAAATACTCCCTCTCTTGCCGTCTTTGTTATTGCTATTGTTGCCGTGCTATCAGTGATAGGTTTTATTTGGTATCAAAGTGAGCAAGTTCCGGAACAAACGGTTGAACCTATAGAACAACCTGTGCTTGCAGAACCTGAGCCACAAGCTGAGATAGTGACTGAGGTTGAAGAGGTAATTGTAGAAGAAGACGTTGTCGTGGTTGAAGAAGAGGTTGAACAACCTATTGCTGAGCCACTGCCACAATTGGAAGAAAGTGACGCGCGTTTTAATTCAGACATTGAGCAAGTTACATGGAAAACAGAGCTTTTGACGTTAATGTTGAAAGATGACGTTATTCGTCGACTTGTTGTTTTTACTGACAATTTTAATCGCGGTGAGCTTGCTTATGCGCACGCGCCATTTGTTAGACCTACCGAGCCTTTTTCTGTTGACGCTCAAACGATTGATTCAGGTGAGGTAAAACTCAACTGGGATCAAACTAGCCAATTGCGTTTTGTCCCTTACATAGAGCTTCTTAGAGCAAGTAATCCAGAGAAACTTGTCGCCTTGTATCGTTATTACGAACCCTTATTTGATCAAGCATATCAAGAGTTGGGCTACCCAGATGAGCCTTTTTTACCGGTGTTGCTCGAAGCGATGGATAAAGTGCTAGATCATCAAGTAGAACCCGCATCGCCTGAACTTATTCAACCTTCTGTAATGTATAAGTACGCAGATCCAGAGATTGAATCCTTAGATGATGCTGAAAAATTGATGCTACGTATCGGCAAAGAAAATTTACTTATTCTTAAAGGCGTGATCTTAGACGTGCAGCAACACTTGGCTGTCGAGTAA
- a CDS encoding YcjF family protein, with protein sequence MTEPKDDFQQQILFEENITEQHDKSLPVDAEQVVFDNKDWQPEQQEEEEHFEDVQSKPSWIFRGLAVLISAIVGIELYDFFTVGFTDEPILTGIYALVFAIVFILASSSLIKELLGLRQLKAQQNIQKQSEQLLNDNADIDGQSLCQQISEQLPCDIPAVYEQAWADVTHEDYDDKELLELYQKMVLVKVDEKAIAEVAKFSSEATVLVALSPIALLDMMIMLWRNLKMIDKIAGLYGLKLGYWSRIKLIRQVFVNMAYAGASELIADFGTEMIGADLLGKLSGRMAQGFGAGMLTARLGIRTILMCRPIPYTHNKPRLSDVRKAVGQQIKALINKKQTGAS encoded by the coding sequence ATGACCGAACCCAAAGATGATTTTCAACAGCAAATACTGTTTGAAGAAAATATAACAGAGCAGCACGATAAGTCGCTTCCTGTCGATGCAGAGCAGGTTGTGTTTGACAATAAAGATTGGCAGCCAGAACAACAAGAAGAGGAAGAACATTTTGAAGATGTTCAAAGCAAGCCTTCTTGGATCTTTAGAGGACTTGCTGTGCTTATTTCGGCAATAGTCGGTATTGAGCTCTATGATTTCTTTACTGTGGGCTTTACCGACGAGCCAATTTTAACCGGCATTTATGCACTGGTTTTTGCAATAGTGTTTATTTTAGCCAGTAGCAGCCTGATCAAGGAGCTGCTTGGTTTAAGACAACTTAAAGCACAGCAGAATATTCAAAAACAAAGTGAACAGTTACTTAATGACAACGCTGATATCGATGGACAATCGCTTTGCCAACAAATCAGTGAACAACTACCTTGTGACATACCTGCAGTATACGAACAAGCCTGGGCAGATGTAACGCATGAAGATTATGACGACAAGGAACTACTAGAGCTATATCAAAAAATGGTGCTGGTAAAAGTTGATGAAAAAGCAATTGCAGAAGTTGCTAAGTTTTCAAGTGAAGCTACTGTACTCGTAGCATTAAGCCCCATTGCATTGCTCGATATGATGATTATGCTTTGGCGAAACCTTAAAATGATAGATAAAATCGCTGGTCTTTACGGTCTTAAGCTGGGTTATTGGAGCCGCATTAAGTTGATTCGCCAGGTGTTTGTCAATATGGCATATGCAGGTGCAAGTGAGCTCATCGCCGATTTTGGTACTGAAATGATTGGTGCAGATTTACTAGGCAAATTGTCTGGCAGAATGGCGCAAGGGTTCGGCGCAGGCATGTTGACGGCTCGCTTAGGCATTCGCACGATACTGATGTGCCGTCCTATTCCATACACGCACAATAAACCGAGACTTAGTGATGTGCGCAAGGCGGTGGGGCAACAAATTAAGGCGCTAATTAACAAGAAGCAAACGGGCGCGTCGTAA